The Streptococcus sp. S5 genome contains a region encoding:
- a CDS encoding GNAT family N-acetyltransferase, whose amino-acid sequence MSICLKDITIENYFDVLNLEVHPNQRNFIASNSISLAEAYVYDKNGDFIAPLAVYDKEVLVGFVMIAYDQKIGISKGNYLLFRFMIDKRFQGLGYFKPTMDAVIDFVRTEPAGKARSLWLSYEPENNQARSCYLHYGFKETGEVIEDEIVAIYDLTTKN is encoded by the coding sequence ATGTCTATTTGTTTAAAAGATATTACAATAGAGAATTATTTTGACGTTTTAAATCTAGAAGTTCATCCAAACCAAAGGAATTTTATTGCATCCAATTCCATTAGCTTAGCTGAAGCCTATGTATATGATAAAAATGGTGATTTTATAGCTCCCTTAGCAGTTTATGATAAGGAAGTATTAGTTGGTTTTGTTATGATTGCCTATGACCAGAAAATTGGAATCAGCAAGGGGAACTACTTGTTATTTCGTTTTATGATCGATAAACGATTTCAAGGTTTAGGCTATTTTAAACCGACTATGGATGCAGTCATTGACTTTGTTCGAACAGAGCCAGCTGGAAAAGCAAGAAGTCTTTGGTTATCTTATGAACCGGAAAATAATCAAGCGAGATCTTGCTATCTCCATTATGGATTTAAAGAAACTGGCGAAGTCATAGAAGACGAAATTGTAGCAATCTATGATCTAACAACCAAGAATTAA
- a CDS encoding thymidine kinase, with protein MAQLYYKYGTMNSGKTIEILKVAHNYEEQGKSVVIMTSAIDTRDGVGVVSSRIGMKREAVAIEDDTDIFGFIKNQTIKPYCVLIDEAQFLKRHHVYDLARVVDELDVPVMAFGLKNDFRNELFEGSKHLLLLADKIEEIKTICQYCSRKATMVLRTQAGKPVYDGEQIQIGGHETYISVCRKHYFNPDIPTESV; from the coding sequence ATGGCACAATTATATTATAAATATGGGACCATGAACTCGGGGAAAACCATTGAGATTTTGAAGGTGGCCCATAATTATGAAGAGCAAGGCAAGAGCGTCGTTATCATGACCTCAGCAATCGACACCAGAGATGGAGTAGGGGTGGTTTCTAGTCGAATCGGTATGAAACGAGAAGCCGTTGCAATTGAAGACGATACGGATATCTTTGGCTTTATTAAAAACCAAACAATCAAACCTTACTGTGTGTTAATCGATGAAGCTCAGTTTTTGAAACGCCACCATGTCTATGACTTGGCAAGAGTCGTGGATGAACTGGATGTGCCGGTTATGGCTTTTGGCCTCAAAAATGATTTCCGAAATGAACTCTTTGAAGGTTCCAAACACCTCCTCTTGTTAGCCGACAAGATCGAGGAGATCAAAACCATCTGCCAATACTGTTCCCGCAAGGCAACCATGGTCTTGCGTACCCAAGCAGGTAAACCTGTCTATGATGGAGAGCAGATCCAGATCGGTGGACACGAGACCTATATCTCCGTTTGCCGCAAGCATTATTTTAATCCAGACATTCCAACTGAAAGCGTCTAG
- a CDS encoding 4-oxalocrotonate tautomerase yields the protein MPFVRIDLFEGRTLEQKKALAKEVTEAVVRNTGAPQSAVHVIINDMPEGTYFPQGEMRTK from the coding sequence ATGCCATTTGTACGAATTGACCTATTTGAAGGACGCACCTTGGAACAAAAGAAGGCCTTGGCCAAGGAAGTAACCGAAGCTGTTGTCCGCAATACAGGCGCTCCTCAGTCAGCTGTTCACGTCATCATTAACGATATGCCCGAAGGAACCTACTTCCCTCAAGGTGAAATGCGCACCAAATAA